The DNA sequence CGCGGAAGGTCGCTCCCTGGTCGTAGAAGGAGTCAGGGGTCCGGTTCACGATGGCCATGATCACCGGCTCGTGGTCGTCGAACTCGCGCCTGCCCAGTCGCAGCATCCTGCTCTTTCCTCCTTCGGCGACCCTTGCGCCTCGCCAGCGACCTTAACCTGGTGGCCGGAGTCTCTCAGGGGAGTTGATCGTGTTCGCGTTCTTGCTCATCGCGCTGGTCGTGGTCGTCGCCGGAGTCACCCTCGCGGTGGCCGGCGGAGGGTCCGAGGCCGTGCTGCCGGAGGCCGAGCCCGACCGGCTGTCCGACGCCCTGCCGGAGAACCGTCCCGTCGTACGGGCGGACATCGACGAACTGCGTCTGCCCGTGGCCCCGCGGGGCTACCGGATGGCCGACGTGGACGACGTACTGGAGCGGCTGGCGGCGGAGCTGGCGGAGCGCGACGCGCGGATCGCCGAGCTGACTGCTGCGGCCGCGCCCGCTTCCGCGCCCGCTTCCGTGCCTGCTTCCGGTTCCGCCGACGGCTCCGTGGACCTGACCAAGGGCGCCGAGAAGTGAGCGGAGTGCTCGCCGGTCCCGACGGGGGTCTGCGGTGCCCCTGGGGGCTGGCCACCGAGGACTACGTCGCGTACCACGACACGGAGTGGGGCCGTCCGGTCCACGGAGACGACGCGCTGTACGAGCGGCTGTGCCTGGAGGCCTTCCAGTCGGGGCTGTCCTGGCTGACGATCCTGCGCCGCCGCGAGGGGTTCCGCAACGCCTTCGCGGGCTTCGAGATCGCCCAGGTGGCGGAGTTCGGGGCGGCGGACGTGGAACGGCTCCTCGCCGACGAGGGGATCATCCGGAACCGGGCCAAGATCGAGGCGACCCTCGCCAACGCCAAGACCCTGGCCGGGTGGGAGGCGGGGGAACTCGACGCCCTGATCTGGTCCCACGCCCCGGCGCCCGGGCGGGCTCCGAAGAGCACCACCGAGATTCCGGCGGCGACCCCGGAGTCCACGGCCCTGGCCAAGGCCCTGAAGAAGGCGGGCATCCGCTTCGTGGGCCCCACGACGGCCTACGCCCTGATGCAGGCCTGCGGCCTGGTCAACGACCACCTGGCCCGCTGCGTGGCCCGCGACCTGCCCTGACCCGGCTGCGCGGGTGCGGGCTCCGCCCCGGGGAACGGTGGAAGGGCGGGTCGGGGACCTCGCCCCGCGCAGCGGCAACCGCACCCGCGCAGCGGTGCCCGTACCCGCCCGGCGGAGCCGCTAGCGGCCCAGGTAGCGGGGAGCTCGCTTCGCGAGGAAGGCCTCGACGGCGATGCCGTGGTCCTCGGAGGCCCCTGCCCGGGCCTGGAGGACGTCCTCGCGGTCCAGGGCGTCGGAGAGCGACCGGGAGGCCCCGTACGCCAGGGACTCCTTCAGCGCGGCGTAGGCGACCGTCGGGCCCTCGGCCAGCCGCCGGGCCACGGCCAGCGCCTCGGCCGCCAGCTCCTCCGAGGGGACGACGCGGTTCGCGATGCCGAGTTCCAGTGCCTCCTGGGCCTTCACGGACCGCGGGAAGAGCAGCAGGTCGGAGGCGCGCGAGCCGCCGATCAGGCGGGGCAGCGTCCACGAGACGCCCGAGTCGGCCGTCAGGGCGACTCCCGCGAAGGAGGTGTTGAAGGAGGCGGTGTCCGCGACCACGCGGAAGTCCGCCGCCAGGGCGAAGCCGAAGCCCGCGCCCGCCGCGACGCCGTTCACGCCCGCGACCACCGGCTTGGGCATCTCCGTCAGCGCCCGGACGATCGGGTTGTAGTGCTCCGCGACGGTGTTCATCGTCAGCGAGGAGCCGTGCTCGCGGTCGGCCGCGAGGAACCCGACGTGTTCCTTGAGGTCCTGGCCCACGCAGAACGCCCGGTTGCCGGCCGCGGTGAGCAGGACCGCCCGTACCGCCGGATCCGCGGCCGCCGCCCGGGCCGCGTCGCGCAGGGCGACCTTGGCCTCGGTGTTCATGGCGTTCATGGCCTCGGGACGGTTGATCGTGATGGTCGCGAGTCCGTCGGTCACTTCGTAGAGCACGCTGTCGGCCATGGCGGGGGTCCCCCTTCGTCGCGGGCTGGCTACCGGCCGGTACCGGCCGGTGCAAAGGTCAGCATGGCGGACCGGACCGGGGTCGGACATGTGATGTGCGTCAAATAAACGGAAGGGCATACGCGTGGCGCGGCGGCGAAGTATCGCAGGCGTGTCCCCGAAATGAGTGGTTTTGGTCAAGCGCGTTGCACAAGCGTTCCCAGCCGATGTTGGTCATCGGGTCCTGACATGCGGGATAATGGCCTGGAAGCAATGTGTTCGATGCCGGGTACTAGGCGCCTGAATGGAGCCGTCGGCTGACGATGAACTGGTTTCAGGAAGGGGAACGAGCATGGCGGCCATGAAGCCGCGGACGGGCGACGGCCCGCTCGAGGTCACCAAGGAGGGGCGGGGCATCGTCATGCGCGTACCGCTCGAGGGCGGCGGTCGGCTCGTCGTCGAGCTGACTCCGGACGAGGCGGACGCCCTGGGTGACGCCCTGAAGAAGGTCGTCGGCTGATCCCCAGGTCCACCAGGGATAACTGACAGTACTTTCGCTGCATTCTCTGCACTGCCCCGGCCGCGATCTGCGGTCGGGGCAGTGTTGTGTCCCCGGGACCCGGTCCCGGGCCGACCCAAACCCCAGACCGTGATCGCCGGAGCCGCGCCGTGACCTTCTCCCCGCCCGCTCCGCCCGCCTTCGCCGACTGCACGCCCCGCCAGAAGGCGGCCCGGGTCCTCACGGAGGTGCTGGCGCCGGCGCACCTGGTGGTGGCCCAGCTCCTGCTGATCGGCTGGCACAGCACCGGGTCGTGGTCCGGTCTCGGCTGGGGTCTGCTCGGTGCCCTGTTCTGCGGAGTGGTCCCGATCGGCATCGTCCTGCTCGGGGTCCGGCGCGGGGCGCTGACCGACCAGCACATCCGGGTGCGGCGCCAGCGGGTCGTCCCGATGGGGCTCAGCCTGGTCTCGGTCGTCGCCGGGATCACCCTCCTGCGCGTGCTCGGCGCCCCGGCCGACGTCCTCGCGCTCGTCGTCGCGATGCTCGTCGGCCTCGTCTCGTCGCTGCTGGTGACGGCCGGCTGGCAGATATCCATCCACATGTCGGTGGCCGGCGGCACCGTGATGATCCTGCTGCTGGTCTTCGGCCCGGCGCTGCTCCCCGCGGTGCTGGTCGCCGCCGGCATGGGATGGTCCCGGCTGGTCCTGAAGGCGCACACGATCCCGCAGCTCCTCGCCGGAAGCGTGCTGGGCGGTACGGCCGCGCTGACCTTCGCACTGCTGCGCTGACCTTCGCGCCGTGCGGTGACCCGCGTGGACTCAGCGGCGGACCGCGCACAGCAGGCCGTCGCCCACCGGAAGCAGGGCGGCCTCCAGGGCCGGGGTCTCGCGGACGGTGCGCAGCAGCTCACGGACCCGGAGCACCTCGACCGGCTGGGCCGCGGAGTCGACCGTACGGCCGTCGGAGAAGACCCCCTCGAAGCAGACCAGGCCGCCGGGGCGGAGCAGGCGCAACGATTCAGCGAGGTAGTCGAGGGACTCGGAGGGGTCGCCGTCGCAGAAGACGAGGTCGTACCCGCCGTCGGCCAGCCGGGGCAGTACGTCCAGGGCGCGGCCGGGGATGAAGCGGGCGCGGTTGCCCGCGAAGCCGGCGGCGCGGAAGGCCTGGCGGGCGAAGGCCTGCCGGTCCGCTTCGGGATCCACCGTGGTCAGGACCCCGTCGGCACGCATTCCGTGCAGGAGGTGGATGCCGGACACGCCGGTTCCGGTGCCGATCTCGGCGACCGCCTTCGCGTCCGCGGTGGCGGCGAGCAGGCGCAGCGCGGCCCCGGTGCCGGGGGATACGGAACGGAGTCCCGCTTCCCTGGACCGGTCTCGGGCCCATCGCAGAGCGTCGTCTTCGGCGACAAACGCGTCGGCGAACGCCCAGCTCGTCTGCCGGTTGCCGGTAATGACCCTCTCCTGTCCCCATAGTTGGCGCAACGGTGACTGTATCCGCTGGAGTCGGGAACCCGCAGATGGGACCGGGCGTTGAGAGCAGTAGAGACGCAAGAGCGGCCCGGGGCCCAGGACCCGTGCAAAGTTACTGCAAAAAAGCTTATCCAGAGCTGACGGGAGGGGTGGCTATGGTAGGGATTCCGCTGGACACCACCAGAGCCGACAGGGGAGGTGCGGCTGCGCCTGTGGATCGTGGGGGTGTCCTCCGACGCCTCTTCTGGTCGGCCGGTGAGCCGAAATCCGTGACCAACATTGCTGACCGTTTCCGCACCGTAGACACCGCAACCACCGCGACCTTCGCCGCCGATGCGGGCTCCCAGGCGTGGACCCCTCCCTCGTGGGAGGAGATCGTCAGCACGCACAGTGCGCGGGTCTACCGTCTCGCCTACAGGCTGACGGGCAACCAGCACGACGCCGAGGACCTGACGCAGGAAGTCTTCGTCCGCGTCTTCCGCTCGCTGTCCACGTACACGCCCGGCACCTTCGAGGGCTGGCTGCACCGGATCACCACGAACCTCTTCCTGGACATGGTCCGCCGCAAGCAGCGCATCCGCTTCGACGCCCTCGCCGACGACGCCGCCGAGCGGCTGCCGAGCCGGGAGCCCTCCCCGCAGCAGGTGCTGCACGACACCCACTTCGACGCGGACGTGCAGCAGGCGCTGGACACCCTCGCGCCCGAGTTCCGCGCGGCCGTGGTGCTCTGCGACATCGAAGGCCTGTCGTACGAGGAGATCGCCGCCACGCTCGGCGTCAAGCTCGGCACCGTGCGCAGCCGTATCCACCGGGGCCGTTCGCACCTGCGCAAGGCGCTCAAGCACCGGTCTCCCGAGGCCCGTGCCGAGCAGCGCGCGCTGGCCGGTGTGGCCGTGGGCGCCCCCGGCGCCGGGGGAGAGGGCGGAGCCGAGTGAGCGGGATCAGTCCGTCCCCGTCGCCTGCCGAGCAGGCTTCCTCCGCCGAACAGGCTTCCTCTGTCGAACAGCATTTGGGCGACCGGCTCGCCGCCCTCGTGGACGGGGAGTTGGGCCACGACGCGCGCGAGCGGGTGCTGGCGCACCTGGCGACGTGTCCCAAGTGCAAGGCCGAGGCCGATGCGCAGCGGCGCCTGAAGACCATGTTCGTGGAGAGCGCGCCGCCTCCGCTGTCGGCCGGGCTGCTGGCGCGGTTGCAGGGGCTGCCGGGAAGCGGCTCCGAGGGCCCGTCAGGGCCTTCCGGCCCCTTCGGCCCGCCGGCGGGAGCCGACCCCTTCGCGACCTTCGGCTACGCGTCGCCCGCGGCCGCCGCCGCGCCGCAGCAACAGGGCTTCCGGATACACGAGGTGGGCCGGCAGCGGCGCCGCTTCGCGTTCGTGGCCGCGGGAGCGGTGTCGCTCGCCGCGATCGCGCTCGGCGGCTCGCTGCCGATGGAAGCGGTCGAGCCCAATGCCCGGGGCGAGGCTCCGGCCGCGCGCACGGGACCCGTGGTCCCGGTGGCCGATGCGGTGGTCCGGGAGAACCGGCTGCCGAAGCCGGGCGCCGTGCCGACGCTCCGCTCGGTCACGCCCCTCGCTGCCTCCCCGACGCCCTCCCGCCCGGCCGGCTCCGCGCGCCCGGTGTCCCTGTACCGCTAGGGCCTGTCGTCAAACTCCCGTCTGCCTCGCCCTTCGGGCGACTACGGGAGTTTGACGACAGGCCCTAGCGGACGGGCCCCGGGCCGTCCAGGCCGTCTCCTTCGGATCTTGGGCCGGCCCGCCTGTCAGTCCTGTCTCGGTCCTGTCGCCGTCCCGCCTGTCCGGCCCGCCGGGGCGGGCGGCACGGGCGACCTGGTTGAATCTCCGCCAGATACGCCGCCCCGGGCGGCCGGCGGAGAGCGACAGGCAGGCGGGGAGCACCCATGTCCGACAGTCAGCAGACCGATCCGGCGGCGGATCCGGTTCCCGGCCTCCTGCCCCGGTGGTGGAGCCGGCCCGCGGATCCCGTCGGCGCGCACGAGGCATCCGTACCGGCCCCACGGGCCGAGTCGCCCGCGGATCCGGACCCGGATCCGGTGGCCGCGCCGGCCCCCGCCCCGGTGCCCCGGTGGTGGAGCCGGCCCGCGGATCCCGTCGGCGCGCACGAGGGATCCGTACCGACCCCGCGGACCGTGCCGGACACGGATACGGACACGGGCACGGAGCCGCGGTACGACCCGTGGGGTGCGCGGCCGCTCCAGGCGGTGGACCGCGGCCGGGCGGGGTCCCGCCGGATCCGGCTGCGTCAGGGCATCGTCCTCGCTCTGGGGACCGCGCTCCTGGCCGGGGGCATCGGCGGCTACGCCGGCGTCCTCGCCGAGCGGCAGGCCGGCACCCGCCTCGAACTCCCGCAGGCGGCCAAGGCCGACCGCGGCCGTGCTCCCGACAGCGTCGCCGGGATCGCCGCCACCGCGCTGCCCGGCGTGGTCACCCTGCACGTCAACGGCGCGGAGAACAGTTCGACCGGCACCGGCTTCGTCCTCGACGGGCAGGGCCACATCCTCACGAACAACCACGTGGTCAACGGGGCCCGGAGCATAACGGTCACCTTCAGCACCGGTGAGAGCGTGGCCGCCGAGCTGGTCGGCGGCGACACCGGATACGACCTGGCCGTCGTCAAGGTCGACGGGGTACGGGGCCTGCGGCCGCTCGCGCTCGGCAACTCCGAGAACGTCGAGGTCGGCGACCCCGTCGTGGCCATCGGGGCCCCCTTCGACCTGTCCAACACCGTCACCGCCGGCATCATCAGCGCCACCGGCCGCCCCATCACCGCAGGCGGCGACAAGGGCGACGGCAGCGACGTCAGCTACGTCGATGCCCTGCAGACCGACGCCCCCATCAACCCCGGCAACTCCGGCGGACCCCTCCTCGACGCCAAGGCCCAGGTCATCGGCATCAACAGCGCCATCCGCGGGGGCGACGGCGGGGACAGCTCCGGACAGCAGCGCGGCAGCATCGGCCTCGGCTTCGCCATCCCGGTGAACCAGGGCAAGCGCGTCGCGGAGGAGCTGATGCGCACCGGCCGCGCCACCCACCCCGTCATCGGCGTCACCCTGGACATGGACTACCCCGGAGACGGGGCCCGGGTGGGGGAGAAGAAGGGCGAGGACGGGAAGCCGACCGTCACCGCGGGCGGGCCCGGGGCCCGCGCGGGGATCAGGCCGGGCGATGTGATCACCAAGGTGGACGGGGTACGGGTGCACGGCGGCGACGAGCTCGTGATCAAGATCCGCGCCCACCGGCCGGGCGACCGGCTCACCCTCACCGTGCTGCGCGAGGGCCGGGAGCGCACGCTGGAAGTGGTCCTCGGCTCGGCGAACGGATCGTGACGGGCGGGTGAAAGCCGAATCCGTCCGGTAATCAGCCGGTCCTGATGTATTGGCCTGCGGACCGGGCCGGGTACCGTGTGACAGGCCTGACGTGAAGAGAGCCGAGGAGCGGGGCAAGGTGTTCAACGACATAGGCGCACTCGAGCTGGTCACGATCG is a window from the Streptomyces sp. NBC_01244 genome containing:
- a CDS encoding DUF3117 domain-containing protein; translation: MAAMKPRTGDGPLEVTKEGRGIVMRVPLEGGGRLVVELTPDEADALGDALKKVVG
- a CDS encoding DNA-3-methyladenine glycosylase I; translation: MSGVLAGPDGGLRCPWGLATEDYVAYHDTEWGRPVHGDDALYERLCLEAFQSGLSWLTILRRREGFRNAFAGFEIAQVAEFGAADVERLLADEGIIRNRAKIEATLANAKTLAGWEAGELDALIWSHAPAPGRAPKSTTEIPAATPESTALAKALKKAGIRFVGPTTAYALMQACGLVNDHLARCVARDLP
- a CDS encoding DivIVA domain-containing protein; the protein is MIVFAFLLIALVVVVAGVTLAVAGGGSEAVLPEAEPDRLSDALPENRPVVRADIDELRLPVAPRGYRMADVDDVLERLAAELAERDARIAELTAAAAPASAPASVPASGSADGSVDLTKGAEK
- a CDS encoding S1C family serine protease — translated: MSDSQQTDPAADPVPGLLPRWWSRPADPVGAHEASVPAPRAESPADPDPDPVAAPAPAPVPRWWSRPADPVGAHEGSVPTPRTVPDTDTDTGTEPRYDPWGARPLQAVDRGRAGSRRIRLRQGIVLALGTALLAGGIGGYAGVLAERQAGTRLELPQAAKADRGRAPDSVAGIAATALPGVVTLHVNGAENSSTGTGFVLDGQGHILTNNHVVNGARSITVTFSTGESVAAELVGGDTGYDLAVVKVDGVRGLRPLALGNSENVEVGDPVVAIGAPFDLSNTVTAGIISATGRPITAGGDKGDGSDVSYVDALQTDAPINPGNSGGPLLDAKAQVIGINSAIRGGDGGDSSGQQRGSIGLGFAIPVNQGKRVAEELMRTGRATHPVIGVTLDMDYPGDGARVGEKKGEDGKPTVTAGGPGARAGIRPGDVITKVDGVRVHGGDELVIKIRAHRPGDRLTLTVLREGRERTLEVVLGSANGS
- a CDS encoding O-methyltransferase, with the translated sequence MRQLWGQERVITGNRQTSWAFADAFVAEDDALRWARDRSREAGLRSVSPGTGAALRLLAATADAKAVAEIGTGTGVSGIHLLHGMRADGVLTTVDPEADRQAFARQAFRAAGFAGNRARFIPGRALDVLPRLADGGYDLVFCDGDPSESLDYLAESLRLLRPGGLVCFEGVFSDGRTVDSAAQPVEVLRVRELLRTVRETPALEAALLPVGDGLLCAVRR
- a CDS encoding anti-sigma factor family protein; the encoded protein is MSGISPSPSPAEQASSAEQASSVEQHLGDRLAALVDGELGHDARERVLAHLATCPKCKAEADAQRRLKTMFVESAPPPLSAGLLARLQGLPGSGSEGPSGPSGPFGPPAGADPFATFGYASPAAAAAPQQQGFRIHEVGRQRRRFAFVAAGAVSLAAIALGGSLPMEAVEPNARGEAPAARTGPVVPVADAVVRENRLPKPGAVPTLRSVTPLAASPTPSRPAGSARPVSLYR
- the sigE gene encoding RNA polymerase sigma factor SigE; translated protein: MVGIPLDTTRADRGGAAAPVDRGGVLRRLFWSAGEPKSVTNIADRFRTVDTATTATFAADAGSQAWTPPSWEEIVSTHSARVYRLAYRLTGNQHDAEDLTQEVFVRVFRSLSTYTPGTFEGWLHRITTNLFLDMVRRKQRIRFDALADDAAERLPSREPSPQQVLHDTHFDADVQQALDTLAPEFRAAVVLCDIEGLSYEEIAATLGVKLGTVRSRIHRGRSHLRKALKHRSPEARAEQRALAGVAVGAPGAGGEGGAE
- a CDS encoding enoyl-CoA hydratase/isomerase family protein, whose translation is MADSVLYEVTDGLATITINRPEAMNAMNTEAKVALRDAARAAAADPAVRAVLLTAAGNRAFCVGQDLKEHVGFLAADREHGSSLTMNTVAEHYNPIVRALTEMPKPVVAGVNGVAAGAGFGFALAADFRVVADTASFNTSFAGVALTADSGVSWTLPRLIGGSRASDLLLFPRSVKAQEALELGIANRVVPSEELAAEALAVARRLAEGPTVAYAALKESLAYGASRSLSDALDREDVLQARAGASEDHGIAVEAFLAKRAPRYLGR